One window from the genome of Pseudonocardia hierapolitana encodes:
- a CDS encoding alpha/beta fold hydrolase, with product MRRGPNASSLRLPGPWTHRAVSANGIRLHVAECDGGGPLVVLLHGFPEFWWAWRHQLPALAEGGYRVVAADLRGYGESDKPPRGYDLWTLAGDVAGLIRALGEPRAHVVGHGWGGLIGWTVTALHPRLVLSLTSLAAPHPLAVRSAVVRDPRGQGTATARYAAAFQLPRWPERSLRKDGGARVARILRDWSASEWADLEEAAGHYRRAIQVTGVVHSALEYYRWAARSQLRAEGRRFAAAVARSPTVPVLQVHGALDPCVLVRTALASGRWAGREHRVDVVPGTGHFPHEERPAATTAILEAALRSS from the coding sequence GTGCGCCGGGGACCGAACGCCTCCTCGCTCCGGTTGCCCGGCCCGTGGACGCACCGCGCCGTCTCGGCCAACGGGATCCGGCTGCACGTCGCGGAGTGCGACGGCGGTGGTCCCCTCGTCGTCCTGCTGCACGGCTTCCCCGAGTTCTGGTGGGCGTGGCGCCACCAGCTCCCGGCGCTCGCCGAGGGCGGCTACCGGGTGGTGGCCGCCGACCTGCGCGGCTACGGCGAGTCCGACAAGCCGCCGCGTGGATACGACCTGTGGACCCTCGCAGGCGACGTCGCCGGGCTGATCCGGGCGCTCGGCGAGCCGAGGGCGCACGTCGTCGGGCACGGCTGGGGCGGTCTGATCGGCTGGACGGTGACGGCGCTGCACCCGCGGCTCGTCCTGTCGCTCACCTCGCTCGCCGCGCCGCACCCGCTCGCCGTCCGCTCCGCGGTGGTGCGCGATCCGCGCGGCCAGGGCACGGCCACCGCCCGCTACGCCGCGGCGTTCCAGCTCCCGCGCTGGCCGGAGCGGTCGCTGCGCAAGGACGGCGGTGCCCGGGTGGCGCGGATCCTGCGGGACTGGTCCGCTTCGGAATGGGCCGACCTCGAGGAGGCGGCCGGGCACTACCGGCGCGCCATCCAGGTCACGGGCGTGGTGCACAGCGCGCTCGAGTACTACCGGTGGGCGGCGCGGTCGCAGCTGCGCGCAGAGGGGCGGCGGTTCGCCGCCGCCGTGGCCAGGAGCCCGACGGTGCCGGTGCTGCAGGTGCACGGCGCCCTCGACCCGTGCGTGCTGGTGCGCACCGCGCTGGCGTCGGGCCGCTGGGCGGGGCGTGAGCACCGCGTGGACGTCGTGCCCGGCACCGGGCACTTCCCGCACGAGGAGCGCCCGGCAGCCACCACCGCCATCCTCGAGGCCGCTCTGCGGTCCTCGTGA
- a CDS encoding phage holin family protein: MASPTSSGGGDVPPVLPSIPLAPEPVRSVDEQSIGELVRQATTHVSTLVRAEVELARAEITSEVRKGLQGSIFFVIALTILLFSLFFAFFALGEVLDIWLPRSAAFGIVFGIMLVAAALFGLLGYLRVRRIRKPERTISTLRESAQVLAHRGHDEDAHPELTAR; this comes from the coding sequence GTGGCCAGCCCGACCAGCTCCGGCGGCGGGGACGTTCCGCCCGTCCTGCCGTCGATCCCGCTCGCGCCAGAGCCCGTCCGATCGGTGGACGAGCAGTCGATCGGTGAGCTCGTCCGGCAGGCGACGACGCACGTGTCCACCCTGGTGCGGGCCGAGGTCGAGCTGGCCCGCGCCGAGATCACGTCCGAGGTCAGGAAGGGCCTGCAGGGCAGCATCTTCTTCGTCATCGCGCTGACGATCCTGCTGTTCAGCCTGTTCTTCGCGTTCTTCGCCCTCGGCGAGGTGCTCGACATCTGGCTGCCGCGCTCGGCCGCCTTCGGCATCGTCTTCGGGATCATGCTGGTCGCCGCGGCGCTCTTCGGCCTCCTCGGCTATCTGCGCGTCCGCCGGATCCGCAAGCCGGAGCGCACGATCTCGACGCTCAGGGAGTCGGCGCAGGTGCTCGCGCACCGGGGCCACGACGAGGACGCGCACCCCGAGCTGACGGCGCGCTGA
- the nhaA gene encoding Na+/H+ antiporter NhaA: MPTEGPEPPVQERRPVTPISEFARFLRTETVGGVVLLVATAVALIWANSPWSQAYEAMRGTVVGPSALHLDLTLAKWATDGLLAVFFFVVGLELKRELVIGELSTRSQALLPVAAALGGMIVPALLALVVGWGAPGIEQAWAIPVATDIAFALGVLAVAGSSLPVSARVFLLGLAVADDLGGIIVIAVVFSSGLDVLWLGAVVLAGAAYWWLQRKRVRARWLYVPLGLFTWFAVHEAGVHATISGVLLGLLTRVRADPEEEFAPALRLEHRLQPWSAGLCVPVFALFAAGVPIGPDALRAVFVEPVALGVLVGLLVGKIIGIFGSCWLVIRLTPASRPRGLSWRDLAAVSMLGGVGFTVSLLIAELSLADQGSLLDTAKAAILIASAAASVIGAAMLIRRVRARARENGDDGAAAA; encoded by the coding sequence ATGCCCACGGAAGGACCGGAACCGCCCGTGCAGGAACGCCGCCCCGTCACGCCCATCAGTGAGTTCGCGCGCTTCCTGCGCACCGAGACCGTCGGCGGCGTGGTGCTGCTCGTCGCCACAGCTGTTGCTTTGATCTGGGCCAATTCGCCGTGGTCACAGGCCTACGAAGCGATGCGGGGCACGGTGGTCGGACCGTCGGCCCTGCACCTCGACCTGACGCTGGCGAAATGGGCGACGGACGGCCTGCTGGCGGTGTTCTTCTTCGTCGTCGGCCTCGAGCTCAAGCGTGAGCTGGTGATCGGTGAGCTGTCCACGCGCAGCCAGGCACTCCTCCCGGTGGCTGCAGCGCTCGGCGGGATGATCGTGCCCGCCCTGCTGGCGCTGGTCGTCGGCTGGGGTGCGCCCGGGATCGAGCAGGCGTGGGCGATTCCCGTGGCAACCGACATCGCGTTCGCGCTCGGGGTGCTCGCGGTCGCCGGTTCGTCCCTGCCGGTGAGCGCGCGGGTGTTCCTACTCGGGCTCGCGGTCGCCGACGACCTCGGCGGCATCATCGTGATCGCGGTGGTGTTCAGCAGCGGCCTCGACGTGCTCTGGCTCGGGGCCGTCGTGCTCGCCGGCGCCGCGTACTGGTGGCTGCAGCGCAAGCGCGTGCGGGCTCGGTGGCTCTACGTGCCGCTCGGTCTGTTCACCTGGTTCGCGGTGCACGAGGCCGGCGTGCACGCGACGATCTCCGGCGTGCTGCTCGGCCTGCTCACGCGCGTGCGAGCCGACCCGGAGGAGGAGTTCGCACCTGCGCTGCGACTCGAACACCGGCTCCAGCCCTGGTCGGCAGGGCTGTGCGTTCCGGTGTTCGCGCTCTTCGCGGCCGGGGTCCCGATCGGCCCGGATGCGCTGCGGGCGGTGTTCGTGGAACCTGTTGCGCTCGGCGTGCTGGTGGGGCTACTGGTCGGCAAGATCATCGGGATCTTCGGGTCCTGCTGGCTCGTCATCCGGCTCACGCCGGCCTCGCGGCCACGCGGCCTGAGCTGGCGGGATCTCGCGGCCGTGTCCATGCTCGGCGGTGTCGGGTTCACCGTGAGCCTGCTGATCGCGGAGCTGTCGTTGGCCGACCAGGGGAGTCTGCTCGACACGGCCAAGGCGGCCATCCTGATCGCCTCCGCCGCGGCGTCGGTGATCGGAGCGGCGATGCTCATCCGCCGAGTTCGCGCACGGGCCAGGGAGAACGGGGACGACGGGGCCGCGGCGGCCTGA
- a CDS encoding DUF1707 SHOCT-like domain-containing protein encodes MPRELRASDAERQAVTRRLERAFRDGRLTVVEFDERTQAAYAARTRGELDDLTEDLPPDLW; translated from the coding sequence GTGCCACGCGAACTCCGAGCGTCCGACGCCGAGCGGCAGGCGGTCACCCGGCGGCTCGAGCGGGCGTTCCGGGACGGGCGGCTGACGGTCGTCGAGTTCGACGAGCGGACGCAGGCCGCCTACGCGGCGAGAACGCGCGGTGAGCTGGACGACCTCACCGAGGACCTGCCTCCTGATCTGTGGTGA
- a CDS encoding slipin family protein translates to MLTTALIVIVALVILLVASGVRMVQQYQRGVVLRFGRLLPVVRQPGLQLMIPVADRMVKVPVQTIVLDVPPQGAITKDNVTLSVDAVVYFRVTDPVKAVVNVENYLGAISQVARTSLRSVIGRADLDTMLSDREQVNAELRAVIDTPTDDWGISVDRVEIKDIALPESMRRAMAHQAEAERDRRARVIAADGEYQASTRLADAARVMADTPGALQLRLLQTVSDVASDQNSTLVMPLPVELLRFFENATGAPSRDRAASAPSEASNPLPPVRSVAPAPDLPNTDGDEAGKRAVTTDQEAGPR, encoded by the coding sequence GTGCTCACAACCGCACTGATCGTGATCGTCGCGCTGGTGATCCTGCTGGTGGCCAGCGGTGTCCGGATGGTGCAGCAGTACCAGCGGGGTGTGGTCCTGCGCTTCGGGCGGCTCCTGCCCGTGGTGCGGCAGCCGGGCCTGCAGCTGATGATCCCGGTCGCAGACCGGATGGTGAAGGTGCCCGTCCAGACCATAGTGCTCGACGTCCCGCCGCAGGGCGCGATCACGAAGGACAACGTGACCCTCAGCGTCGACGCCGTCGTGTACTTCCGGGTGACCGACCCGGTGAAGGCGGTGGTCAACGTCGAGAACTACCTCGGCGCCATCTCCCAGGTCGCGCGGACGTCGCTGCGGTCGGTGATCGGCCGGGCCGACCTCGACACCATGCTGTCGGACCGGGAGCAGGTCAACGCCGAGCTGCGTGCGGTGATCGACACACCTACCGACGACTGGGGGATCTCCGTCGATCGGGTCGAGATCAAGGACATCGCCCTTCCCGAGAGCATGCGCCGCGCGATGGCGCACCAGGCGGAGGCCGAGCGGGACCGCCGCGCCCGGGTCATCGCCGCCGACGGCGAGTACCAGGCCTCGACCCGGCTGGCCGACGCCGCACGGGTCATGGCCGACACGCCCGGTGCGCTGCAGCTGCGGCTCCTGCAGACCGTCAGCGACGTGGCCTCGGACCAGAACAGCACGCTCGTGATGCCGTTGCCGGTGGAGCTCCTGCGCTTCTTCGAGAACGCGACGGGCGCGCCGAGCCGCGACCGGGCCGCTTCCGCACCTTCCGAGGCGTCGAACCCCCTGCCGCCGGTGCGGTCCGTGGCGCCCGCCCCGGACCTCCCGAACACCGATGGTGACGAGGCCGGCAAGCGCGCGGTCACCACAGATCAGGAGGCAGGTCCTCGGTGA
- a CDS encoding DUF3040 domain-containing protein, with translation MTASSTPGHDDPDALSEWERRTLAGIERDLAASDPRLDQRLSRPWRYRSAPPRWWPLSVPTTGLLLVGLLVLVVVGSLLPASWWAVVGLVTTLVVVPWLLLAVTEKNGWD, from the coding sequence ATGACCGCATCGTCCACTCCCGGTCACGACGACCCCGACGCCCTGTCCGAGTGGGAGCGTCGAACCCTCGCCGGCATCGAGCGCGACCTGGCCGCGAGCGACCCCCGCCTCGACCAGAGGCTCAGCCGCCCGTGGCGGTACCGCTCGGCGCCGCCACGCTGGTGGCCGCTGTCCGTTCCGACCACGGGCCTCCTGCTCGTTGGGCTGCTCGTCCTCGTGGTCGTCGGCTCGCTGTTGCCGGCGTCGTGGTGGGCCGTTGTCGGTCTCGTCACCACCCTCGTCGTCGTCCCGTGGCTGCTGCTCGCCGTCACCGAGAAGAACGGTTGGGACTGA
- the nhaA gene encoding Na+/H+ antiporter NhaA — protein sequence MGPPARPTPSLLARRSWPEARRIGDILRTETVGGILLVAAAAVGLLWANSPWADGYRWLSDLKVGPAALHLDLTLHQWAADGLLAIFFFVAGLELKREFVAGDLRDPRRAALPVAAAVGGMAVPALLYTSINAAAGSEALVGWAIPTATDIAFALAVLAVISTHLPSALRTFLLTLAVVDDLLAITIIAVFYTDSLSWGPLALAAIPLGLFALLVQRRVRSWWLLLPLAVATWVLVHESGVHATVAGVLLGFAVPVIRRSPGPGPGLAEHFEHRFRPLSAGVAVPIFAFFAAGVTIGGAAEMGASLGDSVTLGIIVGLVVGKPVGVLGSTWLVQRFTRARLSDDLGWTDVLGLALLAGIGFTVSLLIGELAFGEGSTGDEHVKIGVLLGSLLSALLATVVLRMRNRRYRRICAEEERDTDADGVPDVYESDQGRA from the coding sequence ATGGGCCCGCCCGCTCGACCCACCCCCTCCCTGCTCGCCAGGCGCAGCTGGCCGGAGGCGCGCCGGATCGGCGACATCCTCCGCACCGAGACCGTCGGTGGCATCCTGCTGGTCGCGGCCGCGGCGGTCGGGCTGCTGTGGGCGAACTCGCCGTGGGCGGACGGCTACCGGTGGCTGAGCGACCTGAAGGTCGGCCCCGCCGCGCTCCACCTCGATCTCACGCTCCACCAGTGGGCGGCCGACGGCCTGCTCGCGATCTTCTTCTTCGTGGCCGGGCTGGAGCTCAAGCGCGAGTTCGTGGCGGGTGACCTGCGCGACCCGCGACGCGCGGCCCTCCCGGTGGCCGCCGCGGTGGGCGGCATGGCGGTTCCCGCGCTGCTCTACACGTCGATCAACGCCGCGGCCGGATCGGAGGCGCTGGTCGGCTGGGCCATCCCGACCGCCACCGACATCGCGTTCGCGCTCGCCGTCCTCGCGGTGATCAGCACGCACCTGCCATCGGCCCTGCGGACGTTCCTGCTGACGCTCGCGGTGGTCGACGACCTGCTCGCGATCACGATCATCGCTGTCTTCTACACGGACTCGCTGTCGTGGGGCCCGCTCGCGCTCGCCGCGATCCCGCTGGGGCTGTTCGCGCTGCTGGTGCAGCGGCGGGTGCGGTCCTGGTGGTTGTTGCTCCCACTGGCCGTCGCCACCTGGGTGCTGGTGCACGAGTCGGGCGTGCACGCCACGGTGGCAGGGGTCCTGCTCGGGTTCGCCGTGCCGGTGATCCGGCGCTCGCCAGGACCGGGGCCGGGACTCGCCGAGCACTTCGAGCACCGGTTCCGCCCGTTGTCCGCCGGTGTGGCCGTGCCGATCTTCGCGTTCTTCGCCGCGGGTGTGACGATCGGCGGTGCGGCCGAGATGGGCGCGAGCCTCGGTGACTCGGTCACGCTCGGGATCATCGTCGGGCTCGTGGTCGGCAAGCCGGTCGGCGTACTGGGCTCCACCTGGCTGGTGCAGCGGTTCACCCGTGCCCGGCTCTCCGACGACCTCGGCTGGACGGACGTGCTGGGGCTCGCGCTGCTGGCCGGCATCGGGTTCACCGTGTCGCTGCTCATCGGCGAGCTCGCCTTCGGCGAGGGAAGCACGGGCGACGAGCACGTCAAGATCGGAGTGCTGCTCGGGTCGCTGCTCTCGGCGCTGCTGGCCACGGTCGTACTGCGCATGCGCAACCGGCGCTACCGGCGCATCTGTGCGGAGGAGGAGCGGGACACGGACGCCGACGGCGTTCCCGACGTGTACGAGTCCGACCAAGGCCGGGCCTGA